The following proteins come from a genomic window of Candidatus Babeliaceae bacterium:
- a CDS encoding DUF6527 family protein produces the protein MAKLNKTEIDDTHYAFLFECPGCEHAHVVYVKESAQKIAWDFNGDIDKPTFSPSILNKWTEGEAHKVCHCYIEDGKIQFLGDCTHELKNQTVELPEIE, from the coding sequence ATGGCAAAATTAAATAAAACAGAAATAGACGATACTCATTACGCATTTTTATTTGAATGTCCAGGATGCGAACATGCACATGTGGTTTATGTAAAAGAAAGTGCTCAAAAAATTGCATGGGATTTTAACGGAGATATTGATAAACCAACATTTTCACCATCCATATTAAATAAGTGGACGGAAGGCGAAGCTCATAAAGTATGTCATTGTTATATAGAAGATGGTAAAATACAATTTTTAGGCGATTGCACACATGAATTAAAAAATCAAACCGTAGAACTTCCTGAAATTGAATAA
- a CDS encoding IS1595 family transposase, with translation MTSAFEIANKYNTKKKCVEYLIKTRWSKSKAICPFCGSKNTANLGSELGRFHCNACKTHFSVTVGTIFHDTRLELPKWFMLISLMVNSKQGKASKELERQLGITYKTAWLSAMRVRCAMIESQRSLQEVVEMDEAYVGGKPKKRYPANRPTVAASNIDTNPIKRGRGTNKIPVIAIVERKGQVVLKVAERLTSKVLINMLRENVKLQPSTKVMTDDYRGYMKFDDIVKHYSVNHSKGEYVRGSVHTNTIEGFFSILKRSIKGNYIAISKKYLPMYLAQAQFTYNHRNMTKNLFDYFMKNALTHEKCMMNYKPLEEPKNIAYIPRKKKISKINHLR, from the coding sequence ATGACATCAGCATTTGAAATAGCAAACAAATATAACACAAAGAAAAAATGTGTTGAGTATCTTATAAAAACAAGATGGAGTAAAAGTAAAGCAATTTGTCCATTTTGTGGTTCTAAAAATACTGCAAATTTGGGAAGTGAATTAGGGCGTTTTCATTGTAACGCTTGTAAAACTCATTTTTCTGTTACCGTTGGTACAATTTTCCACGATACACGTTTGGAACTTCCAAAATGGTTTATGCTTATCAGTTTGATGGTAAACAGTAAACAGGGCAAAGCAAGTAAAGAACTCGAAAGGCAATTAGGCATAACTTATAAAACAGCTTGGTTGTCCGCTATGCGTGTACGTTGTGCTATGATTGAAAGCCAAAGGTCATTACAGGAAGTTGTCGAAATGGATGAAGCATACGTAGGCGGAAAGCCTAAAAAAAGATACCCTGCAAACCGACCTACGGTTGCAGCTTCAAATATTGACACAAACCCAATTAAACGAGGTAGGGGAACAAACAAAATACCAGTCATTGCCATTGTTGAAAGAAAAGGGCAAGTTGTGTTAAAAGTAGCAGAACGACTAACAAGCAAGGTTTTAATTAACATGCTACGTGAAAACGTAAAATTACAACCCAGCACAAAAGTAATGACCGATGATTACAGAGGTTATATGAAATTTGATGATATAGTTAAACATTATTCTGTAAATCACAGCAAAGGCGAATATGTGAGAGGTTCTGTTCATACAAATACTATTGAGGGCTTCTTTAGCATTTTAAAGCGAAGCATAAAGGGTAATTACATTGCTATCAGCAAAAAGTACTTACCAATGTATTTAGCACAGGCGCAGTTTACCTACAATCATAGGAATATGACAAAAAACCTGTTCGATTACTTTATGAAAAATGCACTTACACACGAAAAGTGCATGATGAATTATAAGCCACTTGAAGAACCTAAAAATATAGCTTACATTCCACGTAAGAAAAAAATATCAAAAATCAACCACTTGCGTTAA
- a CDS encoding AAA family ATPase, whose translation MITKTNYYSEIEKIGLTNLPKPLQEMHDLINQLTDNGSDWSNYDNDPETQEYAKVQFTKVQEFLDKKSPKTKPDIIPEPKKEVVQHPAAQKPAKKEKYPKKMYNLIYKKQIYEIEADTKDEALKSAIESLKPNNPNEIEIKNMFIRKNKNDVPKIKYSKNNKSIKMVELVSTEVKFIKRFVAMHNKVKTQAEILNFINTLQKAILEKRIRKTSPYATEIKLIQDRLIEAYDKMGNTIEIAIAPDRLSTFMDYANSEKVMLSIVYIKQFIGLHGKEGIKEKAKNLLTRINKAIASKKIHDQDPYAEMLKDVLIHLNEVSTGKAKRLSVEPAELNGMKAACNCKKLDGIFQSKQHKEYYENRYKKEMLNNATFIDKRERAKFLKWVKVEQKKEANELGSLIPGLMSNMIANALYDQIPGVKKPTGTIVPSIIDNEKINSMDLQNMKFETIGLKGKYGELIGDPVEPWAMMVYGGPGSGKSTFAIDFARTLAVDHNKKIAFVPKEEGVRSTVKDKFTRLNAFHSNIDLFPNKLPKNLDDYKYLFIDSVNEMGLDVDALSNLMAKHPKVSFVFVFKGTKTGGFRGSEEFENLVDVSISVDNGTAAVQKSRFGGKGNMTVYATEVASEQQA comes from the coding sequence ATGATAACAAAAACAAACTATTACAGCGAAATTGAAAAAATTGGTTTAACAAACCTACCAAAACCATTGCAGGAAATGCACGACCTTATTAACCAGCTTACCGACAATGGTAGCGATTGGAGTAATTACGATAACGATCCCGAAACTCAGGAATATGCCAAAGTGCAATTTACCAAGGTACAAGAATTTTTGGACAAAAAAAGTCCAAAAACCAAACCTGATATCATCCCCGAACCAAAAAAAGAAGTTGTGCAACATCCTGCTGCACAAAAACCCGCAAAAAAAGAAAAATATCCAAAAAAAATGTATAATTTGATTTATAAAAAACAAATATATGAAATTGAAGCTGACACAAAGGATGAAGCTTTAAAAAGTGCAATAGAATCATTAAAACCAAATAATCCAAATGAAATTGAAATTAAAAATATGTTTATAAGAAAAAATAAAAATGATGTTCCTAAAATAAAATATTCAAAAAACAATAAATCCATAAAAATGGTTGAATTAGTATCTACAGAAGTAAAATTTATTAAACGCTTTGTTGCTATGCATAACAAAGTAAAAACGCAAGCCGAAATACTAAATTTTATTAATACTCTGCAAAAAGCAATACTCGAAAAACGCATCCGCAAAACTTCGCCCTATGCAACCGAAATTAAATTAATTCAGGACCGTTTGATCGAGGCCTACGATAAAATGGGCAATACAATCGAAATAGCAATTGCACCTGATCGCTTAAGTACATTTATGGATTACGCCAATAGCGAAAAAGTGATGTTAAGCATTGTTTACATTAAGCAATTCATAGGGCTGCACGGCAAAGAGGGAATAAAAGAAAAAGCAAAAAACCTTTTAACCAGGATTAATAAAGCCATTGCATCCAAAAAAATTCACGATCAGGATCCATACGCCGAAATGCTTAAGGATGTTCTTATACATTTGAACGAAGTAAGCACAGGAAAAGCAAAACGCTTGAGCGTGGAGCCAGCCGAACTTAACGGAATGAAAGCAGCTTGTAATTGCAAAAAACTAGACGGAATATTTCAATCAAAACAGCATAAAGAATATTACGAAAATAGATATAAAAAAGAAATGCTTAATAATGCTACCTTCATTGATAAAAGAGAACGTGCAAAGTTTTTAAAATGGGTAAAAGTTGAACAAAAAAAGGAAGCTAATGAATTAGGTAGTTTAATTCCCGGTTTAATGAGTAATATGATAGCCAATGCACTTTATGATCAAATACCTGGAGTTAAAAAACCAACCGGTACAATTGTTCCATCAATTATTGATAACGAAAAAATTAACTCCATGGATTTACAAAACATGAAGTTCGAAACCATTGGTTTAAAAGGAAAATACGGTGAGCTTATTGGCGATCCGGTTGAACCTTGGGCTATGATGGTTTATGGTGGTCCCGGCAGTGGAAAAAGCACATTTGCAATTGATTTTGCACGTACATTAGCCGTTGACCATAATAAAAAGATTGCATTTGTTCCAAAAGAGGAAGGCGTACGATCAACCGTTAAGGATAAGTTTACCAGGTTAAACGCTTTTCATTCAAATATAGATTTATTCCCGAATAAACTTCCTAAAAATTTGGATGATTATAAATATTTGTTTATTGATAGCGTAAATGAAATGGGCTTAGACGTTGATGCACTCAGCAATTTAATGGCAAAGCATCCCAAAGTTTCGTTTGTTTTTGTTTTTAAAGGAACAAAAACAGGCGGCTTCCGGGGAAGCGAAGAATTTGAAAACTTAGTTGATGTTTCAATCAGTGTTGACAACGGAACTGCTGCAGTACAAAAAAGCCGTTTCGGAGGAAAAGGTAATATGACAGTTTATGCTACCGAGGTAGCCAGCGAACAGCAAGCATAA
- a CDS encoding strawberry notch family protein: MKKKLDQYVKIVSHNTKCWLYVAIDRKTNMPIRTESGLQIGTDLKTFKAIPFHPSDVIAFYEGSLDDVTGLGMPYIPTADVCTVLDTIVPDSMGYETHIAVRIVQEIVGKHLNEWVAEKLHYTELELCKSLSAEQVDAVALGIYNIEYKKQGMIIGDQTGIGKGRVAAAMIRYGFYNGYKPIFLSEKPNLFTDIYRDLVDIGSKTLIPFIINGKEAKTDIKDEDGNVVHQALPKTEQDKIFKSKKFPSGYDFACGTYTQFNSPTEKFVKPDFLNAIAKDNLLIMDEAHNASGSSNTGEFLQSVLVDCKGVIFLSATFAKRPDNMPVYALKTSISEANMTNDELVEAIIKGGVALQEVLAAQLVSEGQMLRRERSFEGVEVNYITLTEKETEHKAVFDTITEILRDIINFQTEYVTKNVENMDKIAAAEGKKIEERKGTSKAGVDNTPYFSKVFMVVNQILFSLKARSVAELAIQRLSEGKKPIIAFSSTMESFFDDMQNEAGQQVTPGDTVNLDFKGVLQKGLKGVMKYTEIDLMGNRVQKYFELSELAPEAQEMYHSIVKKINTVSTGISVSPIDVIKDIIRKAGYTCDEVTGRKNEIQIIENSNNGVLMSRKKLLANDAFRMYNNNELDVLMINQSGSTGASAHAIVTPKVKREDVKQRVMIILQPELDINREVQKRGRINRTGQIMKPIYDYVSSCIPAENRLMMMLRKKLKSLDANTTSSSKTSDNILNVDDFLNKYGDKIVLEYLKEYPEFNKAIDDPLSIGNEEKETASENAASKVSGRVAVLSTEQQEKFYNDILERYNDYVSYLKQSDQYDLEVQELNLQAETIDTQTLIEGKAGKSVFSENTLLEKCQVNVLKKPFTTEEIRNILNENLQNRDGKEIQSETINQAKTFYANKLAIDIEKLQKKYDKLIEDIPNEKGYAKTDQPELYLRERTQILNDARTDAIHKENEVSENKFYNIHNILNFYYPGKALNIPTIMQNMTVKGICMGYNIDKKKDNPFAPSAIKIKIAIASTDKYIDLTLSGDPGKKLMEIMGYSNAITRSEQDDVINNWEYYTKNSSGSRRQAYIITGNILQAFASYTGKLISYTTMDGSIKKGILLPENYDPAKQGRKLISVPIIKALNYIKQMNQGIFIYSTDDKISIEKFRDSGENNYRMFVPANKAYQDVFKDDKIIKICNNPRDGFEKRGNQMIAYFENEKISKLVDHLQEKHKLSVSMSPSVYDQFIDKKTVNKTQNQKLIDSAEAQYKIDKSNFEDRKNIAVPVEKVKAATTTNIALLKLKLKMKAKVLELMDMSEALTGAGKCAQTGCVVYRKGFWRVKSNITGKLWNAKYKTPELAKAAIAAYHVKKKNK; this comes from the coding sequence ATGAAAAAAAAACTGGATCAGTATGTTAAAATTGTAAGCCACAATACCAAATGTTGGTTATACGTTGCTATTGACAGAAAAACAAATATGCCTATTCGCACCGAAAGCGGTTTGCAAATTGGTACTGATTTAAAAACTTTTAAAGCAATTCCGTTTCATCCATCCGATGTAATCGCATTTTACGAGGGTTCGCTAGATGATGTAACAGGTTTAGGAATGCCATACATACCTACAGCCGATGTTTGTACGGTACTCGATACCATTGTACCCGACAGCATGGGTTACGAAACTCATATTGCGGTCAGGATCGTACAGGAAATTGTAGGCAAACATTTGAATGAATGGGTTGCTGAAAAATTACATTATACCGAATTAGAATTATGCAAATCCCTTTCGGCCGAACAGGTAGATGCAGTTGCTTTAGGTATTTACAATATCGAATACAAAAAGCAAGGAATGATTATAGGCGATCAAACCGGTATAGGAAAAGGCCGGGTAGCAGCCGCAATGATCCGCTACGGTTTTTATAACGGTTATAAACCTATTTTCCTTTCCGAAAAACCAAATTTGTTTACTGACATTTATCGCGATTTGGTTGATATTGGAAGCAAAACGCTTATTCCATTTATCATTAATGGCAAAGAAGCAAAAACCGATATCAAAGATGAAGATGGTAACGTAGTTCACCAGGCACTACCAAAAACCGAACAGGATAAAATTTTCAAAAGCAAAAAATTTCCTTCCGGATACGATTTTGCTTGCGGTACCTATACTCAATTTAACTCACCAACGGAAAAATTTGTAAAACCCGATTTTCTTAATGCAATAGCAAAAGATAATTTACTAATCATGGACGAAGCGCATAACGCAAGTGGCTCATCCAACACAGGCGAATTTTTGCAATCTGTTCTGGTGGATTGCAAAGGCGTAATTTTTCTTTCGGCAACATTTGCCAAGCGGCCCGACAATATGCCGGTGTATGCACTTAAAACAAGCATCAGCGAAGCCAATATGACAAACGATGAACTTGTAGAAGCAATAATAAAAGGAGGCGTTGCATTGCAAGAAGTTTTGGCTGCTCAACTTGTAAGTGAGGGGCAAATGTTAAGGCGCGAACGTAGTTTCGAGGGCGTTGAAGTCAATTATATTACGCTCACCGAAAAGGAAACAGAACATAAAGCCGTTTTCGATACCATAACCGAAATATTACGTGATATTATCAATTTTCAAACCGAATACGTTACAAAAAACGTAGAAAATATGGATAAAATCGCGGCAGCCGAAGGTAAAAAGATTGAGGAGCGCAAAGGAACTAGCAAAGCAGGTGTTGACAATACTCCCTATTTCAGTAAGGTTTTTATGGTAGTTAATCAAATACTATTTTCGCTTAAAGCTCGTAGCGTTGCAGAATTAGCCATACAACGATTGAGCGAGGGTAAAAAACCTATTATTGCATTTTCGTCAACAATGGAAAGTTTTTTTGATGATATGCAAAACGAAGCCGGGCAGCAAGTAACACCGGGTGACACTGTAAACCTTGATTTTAAAGGTGTATTGCAAAAAGGTTTAAAAGGTGTTATGAAATATACTGAAATCGATCTAATGGGTAACCGGGTGCAAAAGTATTTCGAATTATCGGAATTAGCGCCGGAAGCTCAGGAAATGTACCATAGCATTGTAAAAAAAATAAATACAGTAAGTACCGGTATTTCGGTTAGTCCTATTGATGTCATTAAGGACATCATCCGCAAAGCTGGTTATACTTGTGATGAAGTTACCGGCCGAAAAAACGAAATTCAGATTATTGAAAATAGTAACAACGGTGTTTTAATGAGCCGTAAAAAGTTATTGGCCAATGATGCTTTTCGCATGTACAATAATAACGAGCTTGATGTTTTAATGATAAATCAGTCGGGCAGTACTGGTGCATCAGCACACGCTATTGTTACTCCCAAAGTAAAACGTGAAGATGTAAAACAGCGTGTGATGATTATTTTGCAGCCTGAGTTAGATATAAATCGGGAAGTGCAAAAACGAGGGCGTATCAATCGCACAGGGCAAATAATGAAACCTATTTACGATTATGTTTCTTCCTGCATACCGGCCGAAAACAGGTTAATGATGATGCTTCGTAAAAAATTAAAATCGCTCGATGCAAACACAACCAGCTCCAGCAAAACAAGCGACAATATTTTAAACGTAGATGACTTTCTGAACAAATACGGCGATAAAATTGTGTTGGAATATCTTAAGGAATATCCCGAATTTAATAAAGCAATTGATGATCCGTTAAGCATTGGTAACGAAGAAAAAGAAACGGCCAGCGAAAATGCAGCTTCCAAAGTTTCGGGGCGTGTAGCCGTTTTAAGTACTGAGCAACAGGAAAAATTTTATAATGATATTCTCGAGCGTTACAACGATTATGTAAGTTATCTGAAGCAATCCGACCAGTACGATTTGGAAGTGCAGGAATTAAACCTACAAGCCGAAACAATCGATACACAAACATTGATCGAGGGCAAAGCCGGTAAAAGCGTTTTCAGCGAAAATACTTTATTGGAAAAATGCCAGGTTAACGTACTAAAAAAACCATTTACTACGGAAGAAATTCGTAATATTTTAAATGAAAATTTACAAAATCGTGATGGCAAAGAAATTCAATCCGAAACAATTAATCAGGCAAAAACATTTTATGCAAATAAACTTGCTATTGACATTGAAAAATTGCAAAAAAAATATGATAAACTTATTGAGGATATTCCAAACGAAAAAGGATATGCAAAAACCGATCAGCCTGAATTATATTTGCGCGAACGAACACAAATATTAAATGATGCGCGTACAGATGCAATCCACAAAGAAAACGAAGTTTCGGAAAACAAATTTTACAACATTCACAATATCCTTAATTTTTATTATCCGGGCAAAGCGTTGAACATTCCTACAATCATGCAAAACATGACGGTTAAAGGTATTTGCATGGGTTATAACATTGACAAGAAAAAAGACAATCCTTTTGCGCCATCAGCAATAAAAATAAAAATTGCCATTGCTTCAACCGATAAATATATTGACTTAACCCTCTCAGGCGATCCCGGTAAAAAGCTAATGGAAATAATGGGTTACTCAAATGCAATTACTCGCAGCGAGCAAGACGATGTTATTAATAATTGGGAATATTACACAAAAAACAGCAGTGGAAGCCGCCGACAGGCCTATATTATTACAGGCAATATTTTACAGGCGTTTGCATCATATACCGGAAAACTTATTAGCTATACCACAATGGACGGTAGCATAAAAAAAGGTATTCTACTGCCCGAAAATTACGATCCTGCAAAGCAGGGCCGTAAACTGATATCGGTGCCTATAATTAAAGCACTTAATTATATCAAACAAATGAACCAGGGCATTTTTATTTATTCCACCGATGATAAAATTTCAATTGAAAAATTTAGAGATTCCGGCGAAAATAATTACAGAATGTTTGTCCCTGCAAACAAAGCATATCAAGATGTTTTTAAAGATGATAAAATCATAAAAATTTGCAATAATCCTCGTGATGGCTTTGAAAAACGAGGCAATCAGATGATAGCATATTTCGAAAACGAAAAAATATCAAAGCTCGTTGATCATCTACAAGAAAAACATAAACTATCCGTTAGCATGAGCCCATCCGTTTACGACCAATTTATTGATAAAAAAACCGTAAACAAAACGCAAAATCAAAAACTGATTGATTCGGCCGAAGCACAATATAAAATTGATAAATCAAATTTTGAAGATAGGAAAAACATTGCAGTACCGGTTGAAAAAGTTAAAGCAGCTACAACCACAAACATAGCATTGCTAAAGCTAAAACTTAAAATGAAAGCAAAGGTTTTGGAGTTAATGGATATGTCCGAAGCATTAACAGGTGCCGGCAAATGCGCACAAACCGGTTGTGTTGTATATCGTAAAGGATTTTGGCGTGTAAAATCAAACATTACCGGAAAACTTTGGAATGCAAAATACAAAACACCGGAATTAGCAAAAGCTGCAATAGCAGCTTATCACGTAAAAAAGAAAAACAAATAA
- a CDS encoding patatin-like phospholipase family protein, producing MKTALVVSGGGAKGAFGGGVINYLYDRQHRWDMLFGTSTGSLLMTLASLGNMELMKEAYTSVNQKSIFSVNPFNSDGSINIPNAIWRLLRGKTSLGENANLEKLIRKYFTEENYNETFEAKIPLFACVTNYTTGDFQFGISFKNVGGGFYDFMDYDKFIKYIIASTSVPLITDLVTINDCQYLDGGVMQHIPLQKAIDEGATHIDCIILRKEVPVREYWMAKNMFKVLMRTTDLMQTEISQSNVIVGKLEAQEHDVTISFYYTPRVLTDNSMMFDKQQMLDWWFEGYTYAKNLYELVPAKLQGGGIIAKQVITIKANNKESVENTKTTDNSTLQANAIILFSQEQGSVDASSVQGAPKTQGKASEPQFAEKGIGARKNENSALKTSLTKRIEIMALMAWNFAYSVLWNGKIISQNDKKNAMEFITLFFSPTKELPNPNLQARMNMFCERILIKHFNMRKNPWTFLQNPGKWFDPRFENGFVFTKKLYELVPAKLQGGGIIAKQVITIKANNKEV from the coding sequence ATGAAAACAGCATTAGTAGTATCAGGTGGCGGCGCAAAGGGCGCGTTTGGCGGCGGAGTTATTAACTATTTATACGACCGGCAGCATCGTTGGGATATGCTTTTTGGCACAAGCACAGGCAGTTTGCTAATGACACTCGCCAGCCTTGGTAACATGGAACTGATGAAAGAAGCCTATACCAGCGTTAATCAAAAAAGCATATTCTCGGTTAATCCATTCAATAGCGATGGAAGTATTAATATTCCTAATGCCATTTGGCGATTACTCAGGGGAAAAACAAGCCTTGGCGAAAATGCAAACCTCGAAAAATTAATCCGTAAATATTTTACGGAAGAAAACTATAACGAAACATTTGAAGCAAAAATACCACTATTTGCTTGTGTAACCAATTACACAACCGGCGATTTTCAATTTGGGATCTCCTTTAAAAACGTAGGTGGTGGCTTCTATGATTTTATGGATTACGATAAATTCATTAAATACATTATAGCATCTACAAGCGTACCGTTAATTACGGACCTTGTAACAATTAATGACTGTCAATACCTCGATGGTGGAGTTATGCAGCACATACCACTCCAAAAAGCCATTGACGAAGGAGCAACGCATATCGATTGCATAATACTACGTAAAGAAGTCCCGGTAAGGGAATACTGGATGGCCAAAAACATGTTTAAAGTGCTAATGCGCACAACGGATTTGATGCAAACCGAAATTAGTCAATCCAACGTAATTGTAGGAAAGCTCGAAGCGCAGGAACACGATGTAACAATATCGTTTTATTACACTCCTCGAGTTCTTACCGACAATTCCATGATGTTCGATAAACAACAAATGCTGGATTGGTGGTTCGAAGGATATACCTATGCAAAAAACCTATACGAGTTAGTGCCTGCAAAGCTGCAAGGCGGTGGAATAATAGCGAAACAAGTAATTACCATAAAAGCAAATAATAAGGAATCGGTTGAAAATACAAAAACAACCGATAATTCAACCCTGCAAGCCAACGCTATTATTTTATTTTCACAAGAACAAGGAAGTGTAGACGCATCCAGTGTGCAGGGTGCTCCCAAAACGCAAGGCAAAGCATCTGAGCCACAATTTGCAGAAAAAGGTATTGGGGCGCGGAAAAATGAAAATTCCGCGCTTAAAACAAGTTTAACGAAGCGCATAGAAATTATGGCTTTGATGGCTTGGAACTTCGCGTATTCGGTGCTTTGGAACGGAAAAATAATCAGCCAAAACGACAAAAAAAATGCAATGGAGTTCATAACCCTGTTTTTTTCGCCGACAAAAGAGTTACCTAACCCGAATTTACAGGCCCGAATGAATATGTTTTGCGAACGGATTTTGATAAAACACTTCAATATGCGCAAAAATCCCTGGACATTTTTGCAAAATCCGGGAAAATGGTTCGATCCACGCTTCGAAAATGGTTTTGTTTTCACTAAAAAACTATACGAGTTAGTGCCTGCAAAGCTGCAAGGCGGTGGAATAATAGCGAAACAAGTAATTACCATAAAAGCAAATAATAAGGAAGTGTAG